In the genome of Candidatus Rokuibacteriota bacterium, the window CATGCCGCCGGAGAGCTGGTGCGGGTACTCCCGTACCCGCTGCTCCGGGTTGGGGATGTGGACGAGCTTGAGCATCTCCACGGTCTTGTCAATCGCCTCCCGCCGCCCGAGCTTCTCGTGGAGCCTGAGCGCTTCGGCGATCTGCTCGCCGACGGTGAACACCGGGTTCAGCGAGGTCATGGGCTCCTGGAAGATCATGGAGATTTCCTTGCCCCGGACCTTCCGCATCTGCGCGGGCGGGAGCTCGAGGAGGCTCCGCCCGTTGTAGCGGATCTCCCCCTCCACGATACGTCCCGGCGGCTGGGGGATCAGCCGCATGATCGAGAGCGCCGTCACGGTCTTGCCGCACCCGGACTCGCCCACGACGCCGAGGGTCTCCGCCTTGTCGATGCGGAGGTCCACACCGTCCACCGCGCGGACCACGCCCTCG includes:
- a CDS encoding ABC transporter ATP-binding protein produces the protein MAERLLDVKNLKTYFFTDEGVVRAVDGVDLRIDKAETLGVVGESGCGKTVTALSIMRLIPQPPGRIVEGEIRYNGRSLLELPPAQMRKVRGKEISMIFQEPMTSLNPVFTVGEQIAEALRLHEKLGRREAIDKTVEMLKLVHIPNPEQRVREYPHQLSGGMRQRVMIAMALSCNPKLLIADEPTTALDVTIQAQILELLNELKAKLR